From a region of the Xanthomonas rydalmerensis genome:
- a CDS encoding CBS domain-containing protein — protein MRTVRQVLSEKGNEIHAVAPDTAVIEALRLMAAKGIGAVLVMQDGQLSGILSERDYARKVVLQDRSSATTPVRDIMSSRVHTVDPAQSVQQCMELMTGQRIRHLPVVDAGAVIGVISIGDLVKAVIEEQREELDQLQEYIRS, from the coding sequence ATGCGGACGGTACGGCAGGTCTTGAGCGAAAAGGGCAATGAGATCCACGCGGTCGCGCCGGACACGGCGGTGATCGAGGCGCTGCGGCTGATGGCGGCCAAGGGCATCGGCGCAGTGTTGGTGATGCAGGACGGACAGCTGTCCGGCATCCTGTCCGAGCGCGATTACGCACGCAAGGTGGTCCTGCAGGACCGCTCCTCGGCGACCACGCCGGTGCGCGACATCATGAGCAGCCGGGTGCACACCGTGGACCCGGCGCAGAGCGTGCAGCAGTGCATGGAACTGATGACCGGGCAACGCATCCGCCATCTGCCGGTGGTGGACGCCGGCGCCGTGATCGGCGTGATCTCGATCGGCGACCTGGTCAAGGCGGTGATCGAGGAGCAGCGCGAGGAACTGGATCAGTTGCAGGAGTACATTCGGAGCTGA
- a CDS encoding AsmA family protein: protein MAQDPASASRSWPWRRNDGRLRRWPFVLGALVLLLLVIILIFDWNWFKAPVERAVQARTGRAFHIDGNLDVDLGRIITVRGDRLRFANADWSKQPQMASADRAELDIALWPLLRGRVRIPEIRLTKPDLLLETGLAGQPGNWAFDQSDDGGRPVVLGALLVQQGHLRFQDPAGRTEIDIAVDSQVGQRRRGDAAPPITVSGDGRWRGNPFTLKGNTASPLELSESDHPFRVDLRGSAGSTRAHMRGTLTNPFQLRVFDLQLQLAGTDMAHLYPLLGIAIPSTPPYQLDGRLQRDGDRWRYQDFRGRAGDSDLAGTVQIDTAGQRPFLRADLRSQRLDFDDLAGFVGAPPRTGAGETANAEQKAQAAKLAATDKVLPSTPYDLGKLRAMDADVRWKAQRINAPSLPLEDMDAHLKLDDGVLLLQPLNFGVAGGDIRSDIRMDARKPTLFTRAQLSIRGIQLGKLFPDGKLAKEAAGAIGGEVALAGSGNSIAQMLGSADGSVAVGMGKGRISNLVMELAGLDIAESLKYLVTKDREIPVRCAFGDFGVQHGVMTSRALAFDSTDTLLVGSGTIDLGQERLDLLLKAKPKDHSILALRSPLRVGGTFKDPSFRPDFKALGVRGAIAVALGSIAPPAALLATIETGPGKDIQCGDK from the coding sequence ATGGCTCAAGACCCCGCTTCCGCATCCCGCTCCTGGCCCTGGCGGCGCAACGACGGCCGCCTGCGGCGCTGGCCGTTCGTGCTCGGCGCGCTGGTGCTGCTCCTGCTCGTCATCATCCTGATCTTCGACTGGAACTGGTTCAAGGCGCCGGTGGAACGCGCGGTACAGGCGCGCACCGGCCGCGCCTTCCATATCGACGGCAACCTGGACGTGGATCTGGGCCGCATCATCACCGTGCGCGGCGATCGCCTGCGCTTCGCCAACGCCGACTGGTCGAAGCAGCCGCAGATGGCCAGCGCCGACCGCGCCGAACTGGATATCGCGCTGTGGCCGCTGCTGCGCGGCCGCGTGCGCATCCCCGAGATCCGCCTGACCAAACCCGACCTGCTGCTAGAGACCGGGCTTGCCGGGCAGCCGGGCAACTGGGCCTTCGACCAGTCCGACGACGGCGGCAGGCCAGTGGTCCTGGGCGCCTTGCTGGTGCAGCAGGGACATCTTCGTTTCCAGGACCCGGCCGGGCGCACCGAGATCGACATCGCCGTCGACAGCCAGGTCGGGCAGCGCCGCCGTGGCGATGCGGCGCCGCCGATCACGGTCAGCGGCGACGGCCGCTGGCGTGGCAATCCCTTCACCCTGAAGGGCAATACCGCCTCACCGTTGGAACTGAGCGAGAGCGACCATCCGTTCCGCGTCGATCTGCGCGGCAGCGCCGGCAGCACGCGTGCGCACATGCGCGGCACCCTGACCAACCCGTTCCAGTTGCGCGTCTTCGACCTGCAACTGCAACTGGCCGGCACCGACATGGCCCACCTGTATCCGCTGCTGGGCATCGCCATCCCTTCCACCCCTCCCTACCAACTGGACGGACGTCTGCAGCGCGACGGCGATCGCTGGCGCTACCAGGATTTCCGTGGCCGTGCCGGCGACAGCGACCTGGCCGGCACCGTGCAGATCGACACCGCCGGGCAGCGCCCGTTCCTGCGCGCCGACCTGCGCTCGCAACGGCTGGATTTCGACGATCTGGCCGGCTTCGTCGGCGCGCCGCCGCGCACCGGCGCCGGCGAGACCGCCAATGCCGAGCAGAAGGCGCAGGCAGCCAAGCTCGCCGCTACCGACAAGGTGCTGCCGTCCACCCCGTACGACCTCGGCAAGCTGCGCGCGATGGATGCCGACGTGCGCTGGAAGGCGCAGCGCATCAACGCGCCGTCGCTGCCGCTGGAGGACATGGACGCGCATCTGAAGCTCGACGACGGCGTCCTGCTGCTGCAACCGCTGAACTTCGGCGTGGCCGGCGGCGACATCCGCTCGGACATCCGCATGGATGCGCGCAAGCCCACCCTGTTCACCCGCGCGCAGCTGTCGATCCGCGGCATCCAGCTGGGCAAGTTGTTCCCCGACGGCAAGCTGGCCAAGGAGGCCGCCGGCGCGATCGGCGGCGAGGTCGCGCTGGCCGGCAGCGGCAACTCGATCGCGCAGATGCTGGGCAGCGCCGACGGCAGCGTCGCCGTCGGCATGGGCAAAGGCCGCATCAGCAACCTGGTGATGGAACTGGCCGGCCTGGATATCGCCGAGTCGCTGAAGTACCTGGTGACCAAGGACCGCGAGATCCCGGTGCGCTGCGCGTTCGGCGACTTCGGCGTGCAGCACGGGGTGATGACCTCGCGCGCGCTGGCCTTCGACAGCACCGACACCTTGCTGGTCGGCAGCGGCACCATCGACCTGGGCCAGGAGCGCCTGGACCTGCTGCTGAAGGCGAAGCCCAAGGACCACAGCATCCTCGCCCTGCGTTCGCCGCTGCGCGTCGGTGGCACCTTCAAGGACCCGAGCTTCCGCCCCGACTTCAAGGCCCTGGGCGTGCGCGGCGCGATCGCCGTGGCCCTGGGCAGCATCGCCCCGCCGGCCGCCCTGCTCGCGACCATCGAGACCGGGCCGGGCAAGGATATTCAGTGCGGCGACAAGTAG
- the trhA gene encoding PAQR family membrane homeostasis protein TrhA — MDADRSPAYSNADAPPSTDWRDELASALTHGLGAIAALAGSSVLITLAAIYGDGWQLAGAIVFGVALLLLYTASTLYHAIPHPGAKARLQVLDHCAIYVLIAGTYTPFTLIGLRGPWGWGLFAAIWTIAVAGVVFKLFFTGRFRLLSTILYLAMGWLIVVAIEPLLRSVDVPTLCWLLAGGLFYTLGTYFYQRDTVRYFHAIWHLFVLAGSVCHFVAVTSQVL, encoded by the coding sequence ATGGATGCAGACCGTTCGCCCGCCTACTCGAACGCCGACGCGCCGCCTTCCACCGACTGGCGCGACGAACTGGCCAGCGCGCTGACCCACGGCCTCGGCGCGATCGCCGCACTGGCCGGCAGCTCGGTGCTGATCACCCTCGCCGCGATCTACGGCGATGGCTGGCAGCTGGCCGGTGCGATCGTGTTCGGGGTCGCTTTGCTGTTGCTGTACACCGCCTCCACGCTGTACCACGCCATCCCGCATCCGGGCGCCAAAGCGCGGCTGCAGGTACTGGACCATTGCGCGATCTACGTGCTGATCGCCGGCACCTACACTCCGTTCACCCTGATCGGCCTGCGCGGCCCCTGGGGCTGGGGCCTGTTCGCCGCGATCTGGACCATCGCCGTGGCCGGGGTGGTGTTCAAGCTCTTCTTTACCGGCCGCTTCCGCCTGCTGTCGACCATCCTCTACCTCGCCATGGGTTGGCTGATCGTCGTGGCGATCGAGCCACTGCTGCGCTCGGTCGATGTTCCCACCCTGTGCTGGCTACTGGCTGGCGGCCTGTTCTACACCCTGGGCACCTACTTCTACCAGCGCGATACCGTGCGCTACTTCCACGCCATCTGGCATTTGTTCGTGCTCGCCGGCAGCGTCTGCCACTTCGTGGCGGTGACCAGCCAGGTGCTCTGA
- a CDS encoding glycosyltransferase family 2 protein: MESERLTVVVTAFNEAQTLPLLHPRILAALDDVPGLVGRVLYVDDGSRDATWETIQALAASDPRVGALRLSRNFGKELALTAGLDCVDRGAAMLLDADGQDPPELIGQFVAHWRDGYDDIYGTRLVREGEGWLKRGTAALFYRVIGRLSKTPIPADTGDFRLLSPRALAALRQLRERHRFMKGLFGWIGFRRLAVPYKRAPRLAGRSKFSLWRLWNFALDGITGFSTAPLRVATYLGLATAVGAFVFAIWVVVKAALWGDPVAGWPTMMAVILFLGGVQLIALGLIGEYLGRLYEESKQRPLYLVETWRAPGEGVCSAGRSSEPGGSDADGTAGLERKGQ; encoded by the coding sequence ATGGAATCCGAACGCCTCACCGTCGTCGTCACTGCGTTCAACGAGGCGCAGACCCTGCCGCTGTTGCATCCGCGCATCCTCGCCGCGCTCGATGACGTGCCGGGGCTGGTGGGGCGCGTGCTGTACGTGGACGACGGCAGCCGCGATGCCACCTGGGAGACGATCCAGGCGCTGGCCGCGTCCGATCCGCGGGTCGGGGCGTTGCGCCTGTCGCGCAATTTCGGCAAGGAACTGGCGCTGACCGCGGGGCTGGACTGCGTCGATCGCGGCGCGGCGATGCTGCTGGACGCTGACGGCCAGGATCCGCCGGAACTGATCGGGCAGTTCGTGGCGCACTGGCGCGACGGCTACGACGACATCTACGGCACGCGCCTGGTGCGCGAAGGCGAGGGCTGGCTCAAGCGCGGCACCGCGGCGCTGTTCTACCGGGTGATCGGGCGTCTGTCGAAGACGCCGATCCCCGCCGATACCGGCGATTTCCGCCTGCTGTCGCCGCGCGCGCTGGCCGCACTGCGGCAGTTGCGCGAGCGCCACCGCTTCATGAAGGGATTGTTCGGCTGGATCGGCTTCCGCCGTCTGGCGGTACCGTACAAACGCGCGCCGCGGCTGGCCGGGCGCAGCAAGTTCAGCCTGTGGCGGCTGTGGAACTTCGCCCTGGACGGCATCACCGGCTTCTCCACTGCGCCGCTGCGGGTGGCCACTTACCTGGGGCTGGCGACGGCGGTCGGCGCCTTCGTGTTCGCGATCTGGGTGGTGGTCAAGGCGGCGCTGTGGGGCGACCCGGTGGCGGGCTGGCCGACGATGATGGCGGTCATCCTGTTCCTGGGCGGCGTGCAACTGATCGCGCTGGGCCTGATCGGCGAATACCTGGGCCGGCTGTACGAGGAATCCAAACAACGTCCGCTGTATCTGGTGGAGACCTGGCGTGCACCGGGCGAAGGAGTATGCTCGGCCGGGCGATCCAGCGAACCGGGAGGCAGCGATGCGGACGGTACGGCAGGTCTTGAGCGAAAAGGGCAATGA
- a CDS encoding TonB-dependent receptor plug domain-containing protein, translating into MNCKTNTLRDAVVLALVVGAGGTAGAAIAQDASGSATNLDRIEVTGSRIRSVDVETAQPVFTVSSEEIKKSGLVSVGDILQNLTVSGTQTFSKAAVLTSNAEQGGQYVNLYNLGEQRTLVLVNGKRWTSSLAGYTDLSTIPSALIDRIEVLKDGASAIYGSDAVAGVVNIILRKNFEGAEASALFGQNGRGDGQKQSYSITLGASGDHSSLIFGASYTKEDPVFAKDRDLTRTTFGPNHPLDGLSATGPWGRFNSNGNTYVLNHTGSWDGNGVGADSRNLANYHNGLTTDDRFNVTQQMMLAQGNETKSVFTSGSFDINENITFKSTAMYSERDSTRQVGGYPLNATSQRTFPVSISGQSYYNPVGQDITSWFRRITEIPRVSENDVKSFHFDAALEGAFDVGTHGWNWDVGMNYNKYDVTQISTGNINLLALQKALGPSFLNAQGVVQCGTAANPIALGTNLAAGQCTPFNILGGPSASTADALKYVSTLGQATQQSVSKQYFANITGGLFDMPGSAGEFAFAAGVEHREVSGYDYPDQLSSAGYTTDLAAAPTTGKYKTNEAYLELMIPVLKDVPFAKELSFDVASRYSDYDRFGNTTNSKFSLTWKPVEDLLVRGTYGKGFRAPTLDDTFGGGSQSFDPFTDPCDARFGQLSTPAVATRCASEGLSTNFRQTDNAGQPVSARETQSNTAFQAGVGNATLQPEYSKTRTVGLVFSPHWVQGLDFSLDWYKISISNVITAVSATYVLNQCYNGVTSFCNYTRDAATGQVVSLSRGNTNLGALETEGYNFVANYRLPEFAVGQFSLRLDSNYLVAFRQQSDNGSPWNDYAGYWNYPRVRATLGVNWVKGDLSASWNLRYYGGYRDFCQYAEECNDPNYQTPNAGWGGGVGANKKGAITYQDVSMTWSAPWNGAVTVGARNVWNKQPPITYSLTNNSSSSIDPMLDYDRYLFMQYTQRF; encoded by the coding sequence ATGAATTGCAAGACCAACACACTGCGTGATGCAGTCGTGCTCGCGCTGGTCGTGGGCGCCGGTGGCACCGCGGGCGCAGCCATCGCTCAGGACGCAAGCGGCAGCGCCACCAACCTGGATCGCATCGAAGTCACCGGTTCGCGCATCCGTTCGGTCGACGTCGAGACCGCCCAGCCGGTCTTCACCGTCTCCTCTGAGGAGATCAAGAAGTCCGGCCTGGTGAGCGTCGGCGACATCCTGCAGAACCTCACTGTCTCCGGCACCCAGACGTTCAGCAAGGCAGCGGTGCTGACCTCGAACGCGGAACAGGGTGGCCAGTACGTCAACCTGTACAACCTGGGCGAGCAGCGCACCCTGGTGCTGGTGAACGGCAAGCGTTGGACCTCCAGCCTGGCCGGCTACACCGACCTGTCGACCATCCCGAGCGCCCTGATCGATCGCATCGAAGTGCTGAAGGACGGCGCCTCGGCGATCTACGGCTCCGACGCCGTTGCCGGCGTGGTCAACATCATCCTGCGCAAGAATTTCGAAGGTGCCGAAGCCTCGGCGCTGTTCGGCCAGAACGGCCGCGGCGACGGCCAGAAGCAGTCGTACTCGATCACCCTGGGCGCCAGCGGCGACCACTCCTCGCTCATCTTCGGCGCCAGCTACACCAAGGAAGATCCGGTGTTCGCCAAGGACCGCGACCTGACCCGCACCACCTTTGGGCCGAATCACCCGCTGGACGGCCTGAGCGCCACCGGTCCGTGGGGCCGCTTCAACTCCAACGGCAACACCTACGTTCTGAACCACACCGGTTCGTGGGACGGCAACGGCGTCGGCGCCGATTCGCGCAACCTCGCCAACTACCACAATGGCCTGACCACCGACGATCGCTTCAACGTCACCCAGCAGATGATGCTGGCGCAGGGCAATGAGACGAAGTCGGTCTTCACCTCCGGCAGCTTCGATATCAACGAGAACATCACCTTCAAGTCGACGGCGATGTACTCCGAACGCGATTCCACGCGCCAGGTCGGAGGCTACCCGCTGAATGCGACCTCGCAGCGCACGTTCCCGGTCTCCATCAGCGGCCAGAGCTACTACAACCCGGTGGGCCAGGACATCACTTCGTGGTTCCGTCGCATCACCGAAATTCCGCGCGTGTCGGAAAACGACGTCAAGAGCTTCCACTTCGACGCCGCCCTGGAAGGCGCGTTCGATGTCGGCACCCATGGCTGGAACTGGGACGTCGGCATGAACTACAACAAGTACGACGTCACCCAGATCAGCACCGGCAACATCAACCTGCTGGCGCTGCAGAAGGCCCTGGGTCCGTCGTTCCTGAATGCCCAGGGCGTGGTCCAGTGCGGCACCGCGGCGAACCCGATCGCGCTGGGCACCAACCTGGCTGCCGGGCAGTGCACGCCGTTCAACATCCTCGGCGGCCCGTCCGCGTCCACCGCCGACGCGTTGAAGTACGTCAGCACCCTCGGCCAGGCCACCCAGCAGAGCGTGAGCAAGCAGTACTTCGCCAACATCACCGGCGGCCTGTTCGACATGCCGGGTTCGGCAGGCGAATTCGCGTTCGCGGCAGGTGTCGAGCACCGCGAAGTCAGCGGCTACGACTACCCGGATCAGCTCTCCAGCGCCGGTTACACCACCGACCTGGCCGCCGCGCCGACCACGGGCAAGTACAAGACCAACGAAGCCTACCTGGAATTGATGATTCCGGTCCTGAAGGACGTGCCGTTCGCCAAGGAACTCTCGTTCGACGTGGCGAGCCGCTACTCGGACTACGACCGGTTCGGCAACACCACCAACAGCAAGTTCAGCCTGACCTGGAAGCCGGTCGAGGATCTGCTGGTGCGTGGCACGTACGGCAAGGGCTTCCGCGCCCCGACCCTGGACGACACCTTCGGCGGCGGCTCGCAGTCCTTCGATCCGTTCACCGACCCGTGCGATGCGCGCTTCGGCCAGCTGTCCACGCCCGCCGTGGCAACGCGCTGCGCGTCGGAAGGCCTCTCGACGAACTTCCGCCAGACCGACAACGCCGGCCAACCGGTCAGCGCCCGCGAAACGCAGAGCAACACCGCGTTCCAGGCGGGTGTGGGCAACGCCACGCTGCAGCCTGAGTACAGCAAGACCCGCACGGTCGGCCTGGTCTTCAGCCCGCACTGGGTGCAGGGCCTGGACTTCTCGCTCGACTGGTACAAGATCAGCATCTCCAACGTGATCACCGCGGTCAGCGCGACCTATGTGCTGAACCAGTGCTACAACGGCGTCACCTCGTTCTGTAACTACACCCGCGATGCGGCCACCGGCCAGGTGGTCAGCCTGAGCCGCGGCAACACCAACCTGGGTGCGCTGGAAACCGAAGGCTACAACTTCGTCGCGAACTATCGCCTGCCGGAATTCGCGGTCGGCCAGTTCTCGCTGCGACTGGACAGCAACTACCTGGTTGCGTTCCGGCAGCAGAGCGACAATGGCAGCCCCTGGAACGACTACGCGGGCTACTGGAACTACCCGCGCGTTCGGGCCACGCTCGGCGTGAACTGGGTCAAGGGCGACCTGTCGGCCAGCTGGAACCTGCGCTACTACGGCGGTTACCGCGATTTCTGCCAGTACGCCGAAGAGTGCAACGATCCGAACTACCAGACGCCCAACGCTGGTTGGGGCGGTGGCGTGGGCGCCAACAAGAAGGGAGCCATCACCTATCAGGACGTCTCGATGACCTGGTCGGCCCCCTGGAACGGCGCGGTCACCGTGGGTGCTCGCAACGTGTGGAACAAGCAGCCGCCGATCACCTACTCGCTGACCAACAACAGCTCTTCGTCCATCGATCCGATGCTGGACTACGACCGTTACCTGTTCATGCAATACACCCAGCGGTTCTGA
- a CDS encoding Hsp33 family molecular chaperone HslO, which produces MHSSDDRLTRFLLPGAGVRGVHVRLHDTWREILAPASYPAAATELLGEACVAAALFTGHTKVDGRLSVQLRSQGALRTLFAECTAAGTLRGIVQLSEGQDAPRDLRALGDDALLAITIENPGLDPREPQRYQSLVAMSSAELDEAFEDYFRQSEQLPTRLILAADGTHAAGLLLQKLPGDAGDEDGWNRAGALFETVGEAELLATPAETLLHRLFHEETPDLLGDRPLRFGCSCSRERVAAMLRSLGEEEARAAAEATGQVEIRCEFCGRHYDFPLTEFGVLFAVTQAEPTSSERLH; this is translated from the coding sequence ATGCATTCTTCCGACGATCGTCTGACCCGCTTCCTGCTGCCCGGCGCCGGCGTGCGCGGCGTGCACGTGCGTCTGCACGACACCTGGCGCGAGATCCTGGCGCCGGCCAGCTACCCCGCCGCGGCCACCGAGCTGCTGGGCGAGGCCTGCGTCGCCGCGGCGCTGTTCACCGGACATACCAAGGTCGACGGGCGCCTGTCGGTGCAACTGCGCAGCCAGGGCGCGCTGCGCACCCTGTTCGCCGAGTGCACCGCGGCCGGCACGCTGCGCGGCATCGTCCAGCTGAGCGAAGGCCAGGACGCCCCGCGCGACCTGCGTGCGCTCGGCGACGACGCCCTGCTGGCGATCACCATCGAGAACCCCGGCCTGGACCCGCGCGAACCGCAGCGCTACCAGAGCCTGGTGGCGATGTCCTCGGCCGAGCTGGACGAAGCCTTCGAAGACTACTTCCGCCAGTCCGAGCAGTTGCCGACGCGGCTGATCCTGGCCGCCGACGGCACCCACGCCGCCGGCCTGCTGCTGCAGAAGCTGCCCGGCGACGCCGGTGACGAGGACGGCTGGAACCGCGCCGGCGCCCTGTTCGAGACCGTCGGCGAGGCCGAACTGCTGGCGACGCCGGCCGAGACCCTGCTGCACCGGCTGTTCCACGAGGAGACCCCGGACCTGCTGGGCGATCGCCCGCTGCGCTTCGGCTGTTCGTGCTCGCGCGAGCGGGTCGCGGCGATGCTGCGCTCGCTGGGCGAGGAGGAAGCCCGGGCGGCGGCCGAGGCAACCGGCCAAGTTGAGATCCGCTGCGAATTCTGCGGCCGTCACTATGACTTCCCCTTGACGGAATTCGGAGTATTGTTTGCCGTAACGCAAGCTGAACCGACCTCCTCGGAGCGCTTGCACTAG
- a CDS encoding peptide chain release factor 3 → MSEVATEAARRRTFAIISHPDAGKTTLTEKLLLFGGAIQMAGSVKGRKAARHATSDWMALEKERGISVTSSVMQFPYEGKIINLLDTPGHADFGEDTYRVLTAVDSALMVIDVAKGVEERTIKLMEVCRLRDTPIMTFINKLDREGKDPIDLLDEVETVLGIECAPVTWPIGMGQRLKGVVHLVTGEVHLYEPGRNFTRQDSTIFPSLDAPGLAEKIGAQMLADLRDELELVQGASHAFDLDAYRAGKQTPVFFGSGVNNFGVQPLLDFFAEHAPPPQARATTGRQVQAGEDKLTGFVFKIQANMDPQHRDRVAFMRICSGRFAAGMKTLHVRTGKEVKLANALTFMASDREIAAEAYPGDVIGIHNHGTISIGDTFTEGESLSFTGIPNFAPELFRRARLRDPLKLKQLQKGLAQLSEEGATQFFRPLMSNDLILGAVGTLQFDVVAYRLKDEYGVDASFEPVGVVTARWVHCDNPKKLEEFREKNAMNLGIDAAGELVYLAPTRVNLQLAQERAPDVRFAATREHAYSVAVD, encoded by the coding sequence ATGTCCGAAGTCGCCACCGAAGCTGCGCGCCGCCGCACCTTCGCCATCATTTCCCACCCCGACGCCGGCAAGACCACGCTGACCGAAAAGCTGCTGCTGTTCGGCGGGGCGATCCAGATGGCCGGCTCGGTGAAGGGCCGCAAGGCCGCGCGCCACGCCACCTCGGACTGGATGGCGCTGGAAAAGGAGCGCGGCATCTCGGTGACCTCGTCGGTGATGCAGTTCCCGTACGAAGGCAAGATCATCAACCTGCTCGACACCCCCGGCCACGCCGACTTCGGCGAGGACACCTACCGTGTGCTCACCGCGGTGGACTCGGCGCTGATGGTGATCGACGTGGCCAAGGGCGTGGAGGAGCGCACCATCAAGCTGATGGAAGTCTGCCGGCTGCGCGACACGCCGATCATGACCTTCATCAACAAGCTCGACCGCGAGGGCAAGGACCCGATCGATCTGCTCGACGAGGTGGAGACGGTGCTGGGCATCGAATGCGCGCCGGTGACCTGGCCGATTGGCATGGGCCAGCGCCTCAAGGGCGTGGTGCACCTGGTCACCGGCGAGGTGCACCTGTACGAGCCCGGCCGCAACTTCACCCGCCAGGATTCGACCATCTTCCCGTCGCTGGACGCGCCCGGCCTGGCCGAGAAGATCGGCGCGCAGATGCTGGCCGACCTGCGCGACGAACTGGAGTTGGTGCAGGGCGCCAGCCACGCCTTCGACCTGGACGCCTACCGCGCCGGCAAGCAGACCCCGGTGTTCTTCGGCTCCGGCGTGAACAACTTCGGCGTGCAGCCGCTGCTGGACTTCTTCGCCGAGCACGCGCCGCCGCCGCAGGCGCGCGCCACCACCGGCCGCCAGGTGCAGGCCGGCGAGGACAAGCTGACCGGCTTCGTGTTCAAGATCCAGGCCAACATGGACCCGCAGCACCGCGACCGCGTCGCCTTCATGCGCATCTGCTCGGGCCGCTTCGCCGCCGGCATGAAGACCCTGCACGTGCGTACCGGCAAGGAGGTCAAGCTGGCCAACGCGCTGACCTTCATGGCCAGCGACCGCGAGATCGCCGCCGAGGCCTACCCCGGCGACGTCATCGGCATCCACAACCACGGCACCATTTCCATCGGCGACACCTTCACCGAGGGCGAGTCGCTGTCGTTCACCGGCATCCCCAACTTCGCCCCGGAACTGTTCCGCCGCGCGCGCCTGCGCGACCCGCTCAAGCTCAAGCAGCTGCAGAAGGGTCTGGCGCAGCTGTCCGAGGAAGGCGCCACCCAGTTCTTCCGTCCGCTGATGAGCAACGACCTGATCCTGGGCGCGGTCGGTACCCTGCAGTTCGACGTGGTCGCCTACCGGCTGAAGGACGAATACGGCGTGGACGCCAGCTTCGAGCCGGTCGGCGTGGTCACCGCACGCTGGGTGCACTGCGACAACCCCAAGAAGCTGGAAGAGTTCCGCGAGAAGAACGCGATGAACCTGGGCATCGATGCCGCCGGCGAACTGGTCTACCTGGCGCCGACCCGGGTCAACCTGCAACTGGCGCAGGAACGCGCGCCGGACGTGCGTTTCGCCGCCACCCGCGAACACGCGTACAGCGTCGCGGTGGACTGA
- the mtgA gene encoding monofunctional biosynthetic peptidoglycan transglycosylase: MGAARRDASGAAPARPRTRRWRRWVLLAPLIFVLASVSQVLLLRFIDPPFSAMMLEHQFGAWASGDWSYRIAYDWRDTAQIAPSLPISLVAAEDQRFPSHHGFDLDAIEKARDHNARGGRLRGASTISQQVAKNVFLWQGRSWLRKGLEAWYTVLIEALWSKQRILEVYANVAEFGDGVYGAQAAARSFWNKDAAQLTPAQSALLAAVLPAPQRYDATRPGPYVQGRANWIQRQTRQLGGPAYLQAP; encoded by the coding sequence ATGGGGGCGGCGCGCCGCGATGCAAGTGGCGCTGCGCCGGCGCGTCCGCGCACCAGGCGCTGGCGCCGCTGGGTGCTGCTGGCGCCGCTGATCTTCGTGCTGGCGAGCGTGTCGCAGGTGCTGCTGCTGCGCTTCATCGATCCGCCGTTCTCGGCGATGATGCTGGAGCACCAGTTCGGCGCCTGGGCAAGTGGTGACTGGTCGTATCGCATCGCCTACGACTGGCGCGACACCGCGCAGATCGCGCCGAGCCTGCCGATCTCGCTGGTCGCCGCGGAGGATCAACGCTTCCCCAGCCATCACGGCTTCGACCTGGACGCGATCGAGAAGGCCCGCGACCACAACGCGCGCGGCGGGCGCCTGCGCGGCGCCAGCACGATCAGCCAGCAGGTCGCCAAGAACGTGTTCCTGTGGCAGGGCCGCAGTTGGCTGCGCAAGGGGCTGGAGGCCTGGTACACGGTGCTGATCGAGGCGCTGTGGTCGAAACAGCGCATTCTCGAGGTGTACGCCAACGTCGCCGAGTTCGGCGACGGCGTCTACGGCGCGCAGGCGGCCGCGCGCAGCTTCTGGAACAAGGACGCAGCGCAACTGACGCCGGCGCAGAGCGCGCTGCTGGCAGCGGTGCTGCCGGCGCCGCAACGCTATGACGCCACCCGTCCCGGCCCCTACGTGCAGGGCCGCGCCAACTGGATCCAGCGCCAGACCCGGCAACTGGGCGGGCCGGCGTACCTGCAGGCCCCGTAG